A single window of Halodesulfovibrio marinisediminis DSM 17456 DNA harbors:
- a CDS encoding sodium:solute symporter family transporter, whose translation MSIDLLIIIGYFLVMIGCGIAGIFFAKNNEDFLVAGRNLRFWMYFPCLASVILGGGATFGSVKLAYQFGISGSWVVLMYGFGVMSMGILLSSKMANLRVISLSEMLEVRYAASARYISAIISCIYTAMIAVVQVIAIGTILHAFFGWDMVTSMIAGGAVSLLYTLLGGMWSVTITDVIQFALMMVGVFGFLVPLSIDKAGGLDAMFNAVPQSYFDPFAIGWDQLLMYFLLMYLGIMIGQDIWQRVFTAKSGKVATTGTVTAGFFSVLWGGAMAICGMAAFILLPDLDEPQKALGQLVVTVMPSGLLGMVVAGLLSTLMSTVSGTILASSTLIINDLVKPFRSDMDSKQEMFLSRAITLAVGIVVLLLAVVIGDVMHALDIAYALLSGCIFVPVVAGFFWRQATAQGAVYSIIVSGIVTTVCIMTYGAFSAHTIIYGMLSSAVVLVVVSLMTGPPNPAQLAEWEARLAASENYDADNMTDEERAAQAQTAALH comes from the coding sequence ATGTCTATCGATTTACTAATTATCATCGGATATTTCCTTGTAATGATCGGGTGTGGTATTGCCGGGATCTTTTTTGCTAAGAACAACGAGGACTTCCTTGTTGCCGGACGTAACTTACGCTTCTGGATGTATTTCCCATGTCTTGCCAGTGTTATTCTCGGCGGCGGTGCTACCTTTGGTTCCGTAAAGCTTGCATATCAGTTCGGCATTTCCGGCTCATGGGTTGTACTTATGTACGGCTTTGGTGTGATGAGCATGGGGATACTGCTCTCCAGTAAAATGGCTAACCTTCGTGTTATCAGTTTGAGTGAGATGCTGGAAGTACGCTACGCAGCCAGCGCACGCTATATCAGTGCAATTATCTCCTGTATCTACACAGCAATGATCGCTGTAGTGCAGGTTATTGCAATCGGCACAATTCTCCATGCATTTTTCGGATGGGATATGGTGACCTCCATGATCGCTGGTGGTGCCGTTTCCCTGCTGTACACATTGCTTGGTGGTATGTGGTCTGTAACTATCACAGATGTTATTCAGTTTGCACTTATGATGGTGGGCGTGTTCGGTTTCCTCGTGCCGCTTTCCATTGATAAGGCGGGCGGACTTGATGCTATGTTCAATGCAGTGCCTCAGTCATACTTTGATCCGTTTGCCATCGGCTGGGATCAGCTTCTTATGTACTTCCTCCTCATGTACCTTGGTATTATGATTGGTCAGGATATCTGGCAGCGCGTGTTTACAGCAAAAAGCGGCAAGGTCGCTACTACTGGTACCGTCACAGCTGGATTCTTCTCTGTACTCTGGGGTGGCGCAATGGCAATTTGCGGTATGGCTGCGTTTATTCTGCTCCCAGATCTCGATGAGCCACAGAAAGCTCTTGGTCAGCTTGTTGTAACAGTAATGCCAAGCGGCTTGCTCGGCATGGTTGTAGCTGGCCTGCTTTCCACACTTATGTCTACAGTGAGCGGCACGATTCTCGCGTCCTCCACACTTATTATTAACGACCTTGTTAAACCGTTCCGCAGTGACATGGATTCAAAACAGGAGATGTTCCTCTCCCGCGCTATTACCTTAGCTGTTGGTATTGTGGTGCTCCTCCTTGCGGTTGTTATCGGTGACGTTATGCATGCGCTTGATATCGCATATGCATTGCTTTCCGGCTGTATCTTTGTACCGGTTGTTGCAGGCTTCTTTTGGCGTCAAGCAACTGCGCAGGGTGCTGTGTACTCCATCATCGTCAGCGGTATAGTTACTACCGTTTGCATCATGACCTACGGTGCGTTTTCAGCACATACTATTATCTACGGTATGTTGAGCAGTGCGGTTGTTCTTGTTGTCGTAAGTCTTATGACTGGTCCTCCAAATCCTGCACAGCTTGCTGAGTGGGAGGCGCGTCTTGCTGCTTCTGAAAATTACGATGCAGATAATATGACTGACGAGGAGCGTGCGGCTCAGGCTCAGACAGCAGCGTTGCACTAA
- a CDS encoding sigma-54 interaction domain-containing protein — translation MRNYTPYESGMRDLLAEPYPIRANLPELHDLYSVIESMHDNVVIVDKLGVVIWVSSCFERTYGISKSDIVGRTAAEMEAEGFYSPSVASLVLQGKQTVTIVEDNQLGGRNVVTGVPIFDDAGDVEWVISYTIDSRYFLKLNNEYEKLNTALDGNQIVLNPDPSSWGVVAISPAMKRVLEYVSKVALVDTNVLITGESGVGKNVISRLIHKQSDRLDGPLMEINCAGIPANLLESELFGYEAGAFTGASRQGKVGRIELANGGTLVLDEIGELPLELQAKLLQVIQEKKLTKLGGTRAIDVDFRLIAATNQNLRSLVDKKRFRSDLFFRLNVLHLNIPPLRERTEDILPLANNVLEEANGKYSTNKYFSPEVTDALQMYSWPGNVRELRNVVERLVIISEQLIITEEDLPSHIRDGAFLERENKLPLKNALHELERKLVTRAYKKHKTTVATAKALGISQPSAARKIAKYCK, via the coding sequence ATGCGCAATTACACTCCTTATGAAAGCGGGATGCGGGATTTGTTGGCAGAGCCTTATCCCATTCGTGCAAACTTACCGGAGTTGCACGATCTGTATTCTGTGATCGAATCTATGCACGATAACGTTGTTATTGTGGATAAACTGGGCGTTGTTATCTGGGTGAGCAGTTGTTTCGAACGAACATATGGTATTTCTAAAAGCGACATTGTCGGCAGAACAGCTGCCGAGATGGAAGCAGAGGGGTTTTATAGTCCTTCTGTAGCTTCGCTTGTATTGCAAGGAAAACAGACTGTAACCATTGTTGAAGATAACCAGCTTGGTGGCCGTAATGTTGTTACGGGAGTGCCTATTTTCGACGACGCAGGTGATGTCGAATGGGTTATCAGTTACACAATAGATTCCCGCTACTTCCTTAAGTTGAATAACGAATACGAAAAGCTGAATACCGCACTTGATGGAAATCAGATTGTCTTGAATCCAGATCCGTCATCGTGGGGTGTCGTAGCTATCAGCCCTGCAATGAAGCGGGTGCTTGAGTATGTCTCCAAGGTTGCTCTTGTAGATACCAACGTGCTTATAACCGGAGAGTCCGGTGTTGGTAAGAATGTTATTTCCCGTCTTATCCATAAGCAAAGTGACCGTTTAGACGGCCCGTTGATGGAAATTAATTGTGCCGGTATCCCTGCAAACCTTCTTGAGTCAGAATTGTTTGGTTACGAGGCCGGAGCGTTTACCGGTGCCAGCCGGCAGGGGAAGGTAGGGCGTATCGAACTTGCCAATGGTGGCACCTTGGTGCTGGATGAAATTGGTGAGCTACCTCTAGAGTTGCAGGCAAAGCTGCTGCAAGTGATTCAGGAAAAAAAACTGACTAAACTAGGTGGTACCCGAGCTATTGATGTGGACTTCAGGCTTATTGCAGCAACAAACCAGAACTTGCGATCTCTTGTGGATAAGAAACGGTTCCGCAGTGATTTATTTTTCCGTTTGAATGTGCTTCACCTGAACATTCCACCGTTACGAGAGCGCACTGAGGATATCTTACCGCTCGCGAATAATGTTCTCGAAGAAGCTAATGGCAAGTATTCAACAAATAAGTATTTTTCACCGGAAGTTACAGATGCGCTACAAATGTATTCATGGCCGGGGAACGTGCGTGAATTGCGAAATGTAGTGGAACGACTGGTGATTATTTCCGAACAGCTGATTATTACAGAAGAAGACTTACCGTCACATATTCGGGACGGGGCTTTTTTGGAAAGGGAAAACAAGCTGCCGCTTAAGAACGCTCTCCATGAACTGGAGAGGAAGCTTGTAACCCGAGCTTACAAAAAACATAAGACTACAGTGGCTACAGCAAAAGCATTGGGTATCAGCCAGCCTAGTGCTGCCCGTAAGATTGCTAAGTACTGCAAGTAA
- a CDS encoding Crp/Fnr family transcriptional regulator, which translates to MQLSTVLSQMPFFSGLSEEQLSELATIAVKKEVGRGQIIFYESAPAEGFYIVLSGRVKIYKTGPDGREAIIHLYGSGETFGEVAVFQNSSFPAHSEAVEKSTLAFFPRKGLLDCIAKDPALALAMLGAMSMKLRMFTKQVEALTLHEAPQRLASYLLYTSEEKNGAVTFKLDVSKGLLAGMLGTARETLSRTLSKMADRGLVSVEGRQITIEDMAALEDLAEGEIVL; encoded by the coding sequence ATGCAACTTTCTACAGTGCTTTCTCAAATGCCTTTTTTTAGTGGGCTTTCAGAAGAACAGCTTTCAGAACTGGCGACAATTGCTGTAAAAAAAGAAGTAGGGCGCGGGCAGATAATTTTCTATGAGTCTGCTCCGGCAGAAGGCTTTTACATTGTGCTGTCCGGCAGGGTGAAGATTTATAAGACTGGTCCTGATGGACGTGAGGCAATTATCCATTTGTATGGTTCTGGCGAAACGTTCGGTGAAGTGGCTGTTTTCCAGAATAGTTCGTTTCCTGCACACTCTGAAGCAGTGGAGAAGTCCACACTTGCTTTTTTCCCTCGCAAAGGACTTCTTGATTGTATTGCAAAAGATCCTGCACTGGCTCTTGCAATGCTTGGTGCCATGTCTATGAAGTTGCGCATGTTTACCAAACAAGTTGAAGCGTTGACACTTCATGAAGCACCACAACGTCTTGCATCGTATTTACTGTACACCAGCGAAGAAAAAAACGGCGCCGTTACATTTAAGCTTGATGTTTCCAAAGGTCTGCTTGCCGGAATGCTTGGTACCGCACGCGAAACTCTATCCCGTACTCTTTCTAAAATGGCTGACAGAGGACTTGTTTCTGTTGAAGGGCGTCAAATTACCATTGAGGATATGGCAGCACTCGAAGATTTGGCAGAAGGGGAAATTGTCCTGTAA